Proteins encoded within one genomic window of Spirochaeta isovalerica:
- the glyA gene encoding serine hydroxymethyltransferase, with translation MSILESRDRELFEAVQKELGRQKRNLELIASENIVSQTVLEAVGTVLTNKYAEGYSGKRYYGGCEYVDIAEDLAIERAKKLFNCEYANVQPHSGSQANMGVYFTVCNPGDTVLGMNLSHGGHLTHGSPVNFSGKLYNIVSYGVDKETERIDYDELMKIARECKPKMIVAGASAYPRILDFDKFRAIADEVGAYLMTDMAHIAGLVAAGVHPSPLEASDFTTTTTHKTLRGPRGGMILMGKDRENDMGIVVPKTGRVKKFSELVNGSIFPGSQGGPLMHVIAGKAAAFLEALQPEFKDYQTQVVKNAAVLAETLHEGGVRIVSGGTDNHLMLADLTGLDVTGKDAEAWLDKAGITVNKNGIPFDTKSPFITSGIRIGTPAVTTRGMKEEQMKEIGSFLIDVLKSGGDEGKLKAIGEKTSALCSQFPIYEYL, from the coding sequence ATGTCAATTTTGGAATCCAGGGATCGGGAACTCTTTGAAGCTGTTCAGAAGGAGCTCGGCCGCCAGAAAAGAAATCTTGAGTTAATCGCCTCTGAGAACATTGTGTCCCAGACTGTTCTGGAGGCTGTAGGGACTGTTCTCACCAATAAATATGCCGAAGGTTATTCCGGAAAGCGTTATTACGGTGGTTGCGAATATGTTGATATTGCTGAAGACCTGGCTATTGAGAGAGCGAAAAAACTATTCAATTGCGAGTATGCCAATGTTCAGCCTCACTCGGGCAGTCAGGCCAATATGGGTGTTTACTTTACGGTCTGTAATCCCGGCGATACGGTTCTCGGTATGAACCTGTCTCACGGCGGACACCTGACACACGGGTCTCCTGTAAACTTTTCCGGTAAATTGTATAATATCGTCAGCTACGGTGTTGATAAGGAAACGGAGCGAATCGATTACGATGAATTGATGAAGATAGCCAGGGAATGCAAACCGAAGATGATTGTCGCCGGTGCTTCCGCTTATCCCAGAATCCTCGATTTTGATAAATTCAGAGCCATTGCCGATGAGGTCGGGGCCTATCTGATGACAGATATGGCTCATATTGCCGGTCTTGTCGCTGCCGGTGTACATCCTTCTCCGCTGGAAGCCTCGGACTTTACGACTACGACAACACACAAAACTCTTCGGGGACCCAGAGGGGGAATGATCCTTATGGGTAAGGACCGCGAAAACGATATGGGAATAGTCGTTCCGAAAACGGGAAGGGTGAAAAAATTCTCCGAACTTGTCAACGGCTCAATTTTTCCCGGATCTCAGGGCGGTCCTCTCATGCATGTTATCGCCGGTAAAGCGGCAGCTTTTCTCGAAGCGCTTCAGCCGGAGTTCAAGGATTATCAGACTCAGGTTGTTAAGAACGCAGCCGTACTGGCTGAAACTCTTCATGAAGGCGGAGTTCGCATCGTCTCCGGCGGTACGGACAACCATCTGATGCTGGCGGATCTGACAGGTCTCGATGTTACAGGTAAGGATGCGGAGGCATGGCTCGATAAAGCGGGTATCACTGTGAACAAGAACGGAATCCCTTTTGATACAAAGAGCCCCTTCATTACTTCGGGAATCCGTATAGGAACTCCCGCTGTAACAACGAGAGGAATGAAGGAAGAGCAGATGAAAGAGATCGGTTCATTCCTTATCGATGTTCTCAAAAGCGGTGGTGATGAAGGAAAACTTAAAGCGATTGGTGAAAAAACATCCGCTTTATGTTCCCAATTTCCCATTTACGAGTATCTTTAA
- a CDS encoding Crp/Fnr family transcriptional regulator, translating into MANPLQLGLVNYTKGAFITVEGKPADRFFIIRTGKVMLSKEFEIEEEAGGLTLNPGDFFGVVSTMSSHNHIDNARALTDVTLISVRKDQYSMLIERNTPVAMKIINVFSTRVRALDQALTRLTFKAAAEIEAPHLFKVAEYYARQNQFNQAYFAYYKYVKHCPTGKNVPVATERMNKIKPYATVAHLDVENSTDFVRQYPKDTMIFSEGESGPELYIIQKGSVRITKIVDDDEVMLAILKPGDIFGEMALLEDKPRSASAIAHEDTVLLAVNRGNFKGMVVDQPKIISRLTVLLSERIWSLYKQLANAMLGDPVGRLYDALKIELEKERIDLSENISHTFDFGPKELLTMVGLSSDDGNQAIQAIFSNSKIKIVNNRIHVTDIRELEKQSEYFVKMAKLKKSREAGSIRHR; encoded by the coding sequence ATGGCTAATCCTCTTCAACTTGGACTCGTAAACTATACAAAAGGTGCCTTTATTACCGTTGAGGGTAAACCTGCCGATCGTTTTTTCATTATCCGAACCGGAAAAGTCATGCTCTCCAAAGAATTCGAAATAGAAGAAGAGGCCGGAGGTCTTACTTTAAATCCCGGTGATTTTTTCGGCGTTGTCTCTACAATGTCATCTCACAACCATATCGACAATGCCAGGGCTTTGACCGATGTAACTCTTATTTCCGTCAGGAAAGATCAATACAGTATGCTTATTGAGAGAAATACACCCGTAGCCATGAAGATTATTAATGTTTTCTCTACGAGAGTGCGGGCTCTCGATCAGGCGCTGACTCGATTGACTTTTAAAGCGGCTGCTGAAATAGAAGCTCCTCATCTTTTCAAAGTGGCTGAATATTACGCCAGGCAGAATCAGTTTAATCAGGCTTATTTCGCTTATTATAAATATGTGAAGCATTGTCCCACCGGAAAAAATGTCCCCGTCGCCACGGAACGGATGAATAAAATCAAACCCTACGCTACCGTAGCTCACCTCGATGTTGAAAATTCAACAGATTTCGTCCGGCAGTATCCCAAGGATACAATGATCTTCAGTGAAGGAGAATCGGGACCGGAGCTCTATATTATTCAGAAGGGAAGCGTAAGAATCACGAAGATAGTAGACGATGACGAAGTTATGCTCGCCATTCTAAAACCAGGAGATATATTCGGAGAAATGGCTCTGCTGGAAGATAAGCCGAGAAGCGCATCTGCCATTGCCCACGAAGATACGGTTCTGTTAGCGGTAAACCGCGGCAACTTCAAGGGAATGGTAGTCGATCAGCCCAAGATAATATCCCGCCTTACCGTTCTTCTTTCCGAACGGATCTGGTCTCTTTATAAACAGCTGGCCAATGCCATGCTGGGAGATCCTGTCGGCCGGTTATACGATGCTTTGAAAATCGAGCTTGAAAAAGAGAGAATCGATCTGAGTGAAAACATTTCCCATACATTCGATTTCGGTCCCAAGGAGCTGCTGACTATGGTCGGTTTGTCTTCCGATGATGGGAATCAGGCCATACAGGCTATTTTCTCAAATTCCAAGATAAAAATAGTAAATAACCGGATTCACGTAACGGATATCAGAGAACTGGAGAAACAGTCAGAATATTTCGTTAAGATGGCCAAATTGAAAAAATCCCGGGAAGCTGGCTCCATACGGCATCGATAG
- a CDS encoding protein-L-isoaspartate O-methyltransferase family protein encodes MKYRFFASILFLSIFLIPLYPQNDANTSALNMLANELFPESDENETAMRKAFISVPRADYLEGTYKNLAYRDLPLPAGGGLIHPAPSLIASILKEASISDSTRVFLIGRNTSYISEIISKLTNFLYVSDPGLSADPNEINYQGKKNLSYFGWIEDSPFNLIIIFGSLNEIPRSLVNQLSINGKIIAPLESQTGNQILVSAVKYNDGFSIKSIGPSYIHKLQ; translated from the coding sequence ATGAAATACAGGTTTTTTGCATCCATTCTGTTTCTCTCAATATTTCTCATCCCGCTTTATCCGCAAAATGATGCAAATACATCGGCCCTGAATATGCTGGCGAATGAGCTATTTCCCGAATCAGATGAAAATGAGACAGCTATGAGAAAGGCCTTCATCTCAGTCCCCCGGGCTGACTATCTCGAAGGGACATACAAAAACCTGGCTTACCGAGATCTCCCCCTCCCCGCCGGAGGGGGACTGATTCACCCGGCCCCGTCTTTAATCGCGTCGATACTTAAAGAAGCATCAATCTCTGACTCTACAAGAGTCTTTCTCATAGGAAGAAATACCTCTTATATAAGTGAGATCATTTCCAAATTGACGAATTTTCTTTATGTTTCCGATCCCGGCTTATCGGCGGATCCCAATGAAATTAACTATCAGGGGAAGAAAAATCTAAGCTACTTCGGCTGGATTGAAGACTCCCCGTTTAATTTAATTATTATATTCGGGTCCTTGAATGAAATACCAAGATCGCTTGTCAATCAACTATCAATTAATGGGAAAATCATAGCACCGCTCGAATCGCAGACAGGAAATCAGATTCTTGTATCGGCAGTAAAATATAATGATGGTTTTTCCATAAAGAGCATCGGTCCGAGTTATATTCACAAATTACAGTAG
- the ettA gene encoding energy-dependent translational throttle protein EttA → MADDKKVIYSMVGVSKKHGQKTVLKDIYLSYFYGAKIGVLGLNGAGKSTLLKILAGVDQDIIGETVLSDGYTIGYLEQEPKLDPEKTVREIVEEGAQEVVDLLKEYDEINARFGEEMTDEEMDALLNKQGKVQDRLEALDGWELDSRLDLAMDALRCPPADTKIDVLSGGEKRRVALCRLLLKKPDILLLDEPTNHLDAESVAWLEHHLQKYEGTIIAVTHDRYFLDNVAGWILELDKGEGIPWKGNYSSWLEQKQKRLAQEEKQESDRQKTLKRELEWIHMSPKGRHAKSKARINSYESLLSQDSEERQNDLQIYIPPGPRLGNVVVEAENIKKAFDDKLLYENLSFKLPPGGIVGIIGPNGAGKTTLFKMITGQDKPDEGTFKTGETVVLSYVDQMRDKLDPEKSVWESLSDGQEQIQLGKKLINSRAYCARFNFQGGDQQKKVGVLSGGERNRINLAMMLKEEANVLLLDEPTNDLDVNTIRALEDAILNFAGCVVVISHDRWFLDRIATHILAFEGDSQAYWFEGNYSEYEENRKQRLGIDAETPHRIKYRSLTRD, encoded by the coding sequence ATGGCTGATGATAAAAAAGTTATCTACTCCATGGTGGGAGTCAGTAAAAAACACGGGCAGAAAACCGTTCTGAAAGATATTTACCTATCCTACTTCTATGGAGCGAAAATCGGTGTTCTCGGTCTTAATGGGGCTGGAAAATCGACCCTGCTGAAGATCTTGGCGGGGGTAGATCAGGATATTATCGGGGAAACAGTGCTTTCCGATGGATATACAATAGGCTATCTGGAACAGGAACCGAAACTCGATCCGGAGAAAACAGTCCGGGAAATCGTCGAGGAAGGCGCTCAGGAAGTCGTCGACCTTCTTAAGGAATATGATGAAATCAACGCCAGATTCGGTGAAGAGATGACTGATGAGGAGATGGACGCCCTGCTGAATAAACAGGGCAAAGTACAGGACCGTCTGGAAGCTCTCGACGGTTGGGAACTCGATTCACGCCTTGACCTCGCGATGGATGCTCTTCGGTGCCCCCCGGCCGATACAAAAATCGACGTTCTCTCCGGGGGCGAAAAAAGAAGAGTCGCTCTCTGCCGGCTTCTTCTGAAGAAACCGGATATTCTCCTGCTCGATGAGCCTACCAACCATCTCGATGCCGAATCGGTGGCCTGGCTGGAACACCATCTCCAGAAATATGAAGGAACGATTATCGCCGTAACTCATGACCGGTACTTCCTCGACAATGTGGCAGGATGGATACTGGAGCTGGATAAGGGAGAAGGGATTCCCTGGAAAGGCAATTACTCATCCTGGCTGGAGCAGAAGCAGAAACGGCTGGCCCAGGAGGAAAAGCAGGAATCAGACCGCCAGAAAACTCTGAAAAGAGAACTCGAATGGATTCACATGAGTCCTAAAGGGCGTCATGCCAAATCAAAAGCCCGTATAAACTCCTACGAATCTCTTCTCAGCCAGGACTCAGAAGAACGCCAGAATGACCTTCAGATCTATATTCCACCTGGACCGAGACTGGGAAATGTTGTCGTGGAGGCGGAAAATATCAAAAAGGCATTTGATGATAAGCTTCTCTATGAAAACCTCAGCTTTAAACTGCCTCCAGGCGGAATTGTAGGAATCATCGGCCCCAACGGTGCGGGAAAGACGACATTGTTTAAAATGATTACCGGACAGGACAAGCCCGATGAGGGAACTTTTAAAACAGGTGAAACCGTCGTCCTCTCCTATGTCGATCAGATGCGGGACAAACTGGATCCGGAAAAAAGCGTCTGGGAAAGTCTTTCCGATGGACAGGAGCAAATCCAGCTCGGTAAAAAACTGATCAATTCCCGGGCTTACTGCGCCCGGTTCAATTTCCAGGGCGGCGACCAGCAGAAAAAGGTAGGCGTCCTATCAGGAGGAGAGAGAAACCGTATAAACCTGGCCATGATGCTGAAAGAGGAAGCCAATGTCCTCTTACTGGACGAGCCGACAAACGATCTGGACGTCAATACGATCCGGGCGCTGGAAGATGCCATTCTCAATTTCGCCGGCTGTGTCGTCGTCATCAGCCATGACCGATGGTTTCTCGACAGAATCGCCACGCACATTCTCGCTTTCGAGGGCGATAGTCAGGCCTACTGGTTTGAAGGAAACTACTCGGAATATGAGGAAAACCGGAAACAGAGACTGGGAATCGATGCGGAAACACCCCACAGAATCAAATACAGATCGCTGACCAGAGATTAG
- the arfB gene encoding alternative ribosome rescue aminoacyl-tRNA hydrolase ArfB: MNRQLEQAIEEWLTENMDLSFSRSGGPGGQNVNKVNTKVTARVDVRAMDFLDERQVVMILLKLNNRINEEGILQIQVSDTRSQIKNREIALARLTALIEGSLHVAKKRRQTRPSRAAREKRLDNKRKISEKKSMRRNVDY; this comes from the coding sequence ATGAACAGACAACTTGAACAAGCTATCGAAGAATGGCTCACAGAAAACATGGATCTCTCCTTTTCCCGCTCAGGCGGTCCCGGCGGACAGAATGTCAACAAAGTCAATACCAAGGTGACAGCCCGCGTCGATGTCAGGGCAATGGATTTTCTCGACGAAAGACAGGTCGTAATGATTCTCCTGAAACTGAACAACAGGATTAATGAGGAAGGAATTCTTCAAATTCAGGTTTCCGACACGAGAAGCCAGATTAAAAACCGCGAAATAGCCCTGGCCAGACTGACCGCTCTGATTGAAGGCTCTCTCCATGTGGCGAAGAAGCGGAGACAGACCCGGCCTTCCCGCGCTGCCCGTGAAAAAAGGCTCGATAACAAACGGAAAATCTCTGAAAAGAAAAGTATGCGCCGTAACGTCGATTATTAA